A window from bacterium encodes these proteins:
- a CDS encoding dimethylargininase, with protein MLVALTREVSPAFDRCELTHVERRPIDVGRAREQHREYERCLEELGCVIERLPAQPDLPDSVFVEDVAVVLDEMAVITRPGAPSRRGERPSIADALEKHRRLAQIGAPGVLDGGDVLQVGKHLYVGLSKRTNTAGIDQLRRLLEPGEYSVTTVEFSGCLHLKSAVTRVAPGTLLINPDWVDAAVFDRLEVISIDPDEPAAANALLVGDRALLPRQYPRTLARLGRVEIEVRAVDVSELIKAEAGVTCCSLVFRA; from the coding sequence ATGTTGGTTGCTTTGACCCGAGAGGTCAGCCCCGCCTTCGACCGCTGTGAGCTGACCCACGTCGAACGGCGGCCGATCGACGTCGGGCGCGCGCGAGAGCAGCATCGGGAATACGAGCGGTGCCTGGAAGAGCTCGGCTGTGTGATCGAGAGACTGCCGGCTCAGCCGGATCTCCCGGATTCGGTGTTCGTCGAAGACGTCGCCGTGGTCTTGGACGAGATGGCCGTGATCACCCGGCCGGGGGCACCGTCGCGGAGGGGGGAAAGGCCTTCGATCGCCGATGCGCTCGAGAAGCACCGGCGGCTGGCGCAGATTGGAGCACCCGGAGTGCTGGACGGAGGCGATGTCCTTCAGGTGGGGAAACACCTCTACGTCGGCTTGTCGAAGCGCACCAATACGGCCGGGATCGATCAGCTGCGCCGGCTGTTGGAGCCGGGTGAGTACTCGGTGACCACGGTCGAGTTCTCCGGGTGCCTGCATCTGAAGTCCGCGGTGACGCGAGTGGCTCCAGGGACCTTGCTCATCAACCCCGATTGGGTGGACGCTGCGGTCTTCGATCGCTTGGAAGTTATCTCGATTGATCCGGACGAACCGGCGGCTGCGAACGCGCTTCTTGTGGGAGACCGAGCGCTTCTACCCCGACAGTATCCGCGGACCCTGGCTCGGCTCGGGCGAGTGGAAATCGAGGTGCGCGCGGTCGACGTCTCGGAGTTGATCAAGGCGGAGGCGGGGGTCACCTGCTGCAGCCTCGTCTTCCGGGCCTAG
- a CDS encoding ABC transporter permease has translation MFDLDNWQEIYSSLAKNRLRTALTMFGVFWGIFMLMLLLGSGRGLENGVNGDFTGSATNSFYVWTQRTSKPFRGLPAGRRFELSNQDTEAIRREIPEAAVIAPRNQLGGFRGGNNVTRGVKAGAFNVMGDYPEIVDIQPIKVLQGRFLNDHDLAESRKVAVIGERVREVLFEDGEDPIGDHVKINGVYFKVVGVFGPRSRGEQAIRDAETIYAPFTTFQRAFNYGDELGWYAITSQPEHSAAEVEEKVLALLKRRHRVHPDDTRALGSWNTEEEFRKVQGLFGGIRMLIWIVGVGTLAAGVIGVSNIMLIVVKERTKEIGLRRAIGATPVGIVGQILLESIVLTGLAGYLGLLGGVGLVEGVRVGLETAGMNAQMFQNPGVSFGNATFALLVLVVAGFLAGMIPARRALSISPVEALHAV, from the coding sequence ATGTTTGACCTGGACAATTGGCAAGAAATCTACTCCTCCCTGGCAAAGAACAGGCTGCGCACGGCCCTCACCATGTTCGGAGTCTTCTGGGGCATCTTCATGCTCATGCTGTTGTTGGGGTCCGGCCGCGGTCTCGAGAACGGGGTCAACGGCGACTTCACCGGCAGCGCCACCAACAGCTTCTACGTTTGGACCCAGCGCACCAGCAAGCCCTTCCGGGGGCTTCCGGCAGGGCGCAGGTTCGAGCTCTCCAACCAGGACACCGAGGCAATTCGACGTGAGATCCCCGAGGCCGCGGTCATCGCCCCTCGCAATCAGCTGGGTGGATTTCGAGGTGGCAACAACGTCACTCGCGGAGTCAAGGCCGGAGCCTTCAACGTCATGGGGGACTACCCCGAGATCGTCGACATTCAGCCGATCAAGGTCCTCCAGGGCCGCTTTCTGAACGATCACGATTTGGCAGAGAGCCGAAAGGTCGCCGTGATCGGGGAGCGAGTGCGCGAGGTGCTCTTCGAGGACGGCGAAGATCCTATCGGCGACCACGTCAAGATCAACGGCGTCTACTTCAAGGTCGTCGGCGTGTTCGGTCCGAGATCGCGGGGTGAACAAGCTATTCGAGACGCGGAGACTATCTATGCCCCGTTCACGACGTTCCAGCGCGCCTTCAACTATGGAGATGAGCTCGGCTGGTACGCGATCACCTCGCAACCTGAGCACTCGGCGGCCGAGGTGGAGGAGAAGGTCCTGGCCTTGCTCAAGCGGCGTCACCGGGTGCATCCCGACGATACGCGTGCGCTGGGCAGCTGGAATACCGAGGAGGAGTTCCGCAAGGTCCAAGGGCTCTTCGGCGGGATTCGGATGCTGATCTGGATTGTCGGCGTTGGAACCCTCGCCGCCGGGGTCATTGGTGTTTCGAACATCATGCTGATTGTGGTCAAGGAGCGGACCAAGGAGATCGGCCTGCGACGGGCGATCGGCGCCACACCGGTGGGCATTGTGGGGCAGATCCTCCTCGAGTCGATCGTGCTGACCGGGCTCGCCGGCTATCTGGGGCTCCTCGGCGGAGTCGGCCTGGTGGAAGGCGTCAGAGTCGGTCTCGAGACCGCGGGCATGAACGCCCAGATGTTCCAGAACCCGGGCGTGAGCTTCGGCAACGCCACTTTTGCGCTGTTGGTCCTCGTCGTTGCCGGTTTTTTGGCTGGCATGATTCCGGCTCGGCGCGCGCTCTCCATCAGTCCGGTCGAGGCACTTCACGCCGTTTGA
- a CDS encoding efflux RND transporter periplasmic adaptor subunit: MKKVLLSLLGVVLLASFAGTLYFLWAKSQEEPVAYETNQPFVASIVKKTVATGSVVPRKEIEIKPQVSGIVDQIYVEPGNIVKEGDLIAKVTIIPNMVSLSGAESRLNRSRISLENAETEYKRNRQLFQEGVVSEATYKVWEIELKNAKEEVAAAEDNLAVIREGARKKSAYAGNTLVRATAAGMVLEAEVEEGDSVIEANTFNDGTTIATVADMTEMIFEGKVDESEVGNLREGMELQLTVGAVEKEQFRATLEYIAPKGVEEDGAIQFEIRAAMDLKADVFVRANYSANADIVLDKRDEVLAIQESWLQFDDDGTFVEVENGGQDFEVRRVETGLSDGIVIEVLAGLGEEDSVKDPGSAQRAPPGSEVRPID; this comes from the coding sequence ATCAAGAAAGTTCTGCTCTCTCTCCTTGGCGTCGTTCTGCTCGCGAGCTTCGCGGGCACGCTCTATTTTCTGTGGGCGAAATCTCAGGAAGAGCCGGTGGCCTACGAGACCAACCAGCCGTTCGTGGCTTCGATCGTCAAGAAGACCGTGGCCACGGGGTCGGTCGTGCCGCGCAAGGAGATCGAGATCAAGCCCCAAGTCTCCGGGATCGTCGACCAGATCTACGTCGAGCCCGGCAACATCGTCAAAGAGGGTGACTTGATCGCCAAGGTCACGATCATCCCAAACATGGTCAGTCTGTCCGGCGCGGAGAGTCGCTTGAATCGCTCGAGGATCAGCCTGGAGAACGCCGAGACCGAGTACAAGCGAAACCGCCAGCTCTTCCAGGAAGGCGTCGTCTCCGAGGCGACCTACAAGGTGTGGGAGATCGAGCTCAAGAATGCCAAGGAAGAGGTGGCGGCCGCGGAAGACAACCTGGCGGTGATCCGCGAGGGCGCGCGTAAGAAGTCCGCCTATGCTGGCAATACTCTGGTCAGAGCGACCGCGGCGGGTATGGTGCTCGAGGCCGAGGTGGAGGAGGGCGACTCGGTCATCGAGGCCAATACCTTCAACGACGGCACCACGATCGCGACGGTTGCGGATATGACCGAGATGATCTTCGAAGGCAAGGTCGATGAGAGCGAGGTCGGCAATCTGCGCGAGGGCATGGAGCTTCAGCTGACGGTCGGTGCCGTCGAAAAGGAGCAGTTCCGAGCAACTCTCGAGTACATCGCGCCCAAGGGGGTCGAGGAGGACGGCGCGATCCAATTCGAGATCCGTGCCGCCATGGATCTGAAAGCGGACGTCTTCGTGCGCGCGAACTACAGCGCGAATGCCGACATCGTCCTCGACAAGCGGGATGAGGTGCTGGCGATTCAGGAAAGCTGGCTGCAGTTCGATGACGATGGCACCTTCGTCGAGGTCGAGAACGGCGGTCAGGATTTCGAGGTTCGGCGAGTAGAGACGGGCCTTTCGGACGGTATCGTCATCGAGGTGCTGGCCGGGTTGGGCGAAGAGGATTCGGTTAAGGATCCTGGCAGCGCCCAACGGGCACCACCCGGTAGCGAAGTTCGACCAATAGACTGA
- a CDS encoding glutaredoxin family protein, translating into MPDPAFELLTRERCHLCDQMKAVLDEVLPALGLSYELIDVDRDRVLSDRFGDTVPVLMREGKPVAKVRLDRRQLLRIVRRRRS; encoded by the coding sequence GTGCCAGACCCAGCATTCGAGTTGCTGACCCGAGAGCGGTGCCATCTTTGTGACCAGATGAAGGCCGTTCTGGACGAGGTCCTGCCGGCGCTGGGCCTGAGCTACGAGCTGATAGACGTTGACAGGGATCGGGTGTTGAGCGACCGCTTCGGAGACACCGTGCCGGTCCTGATGCGGGAGGGCAAGCCGGTTGCGAAGGTCCGGCTCGACCGCCGGCAGTTGCTACGGATCGTGCGCCGACGGCGCTCGTAA
- a CDS encoding DUF4097 domain-containing protein yields the protein MTQRALAMTLGLSLSLSLMPGTARGEVLEREFHESFAIAPGARLELIHGDGDVSLRPWDRDVIDVQVRYKAEFRGLGLATEPDFEVDFERKGETILVQGREIGSMGIGFFLNRERDYVYTIQAPDWVVLDTSGDDGDVDIEGWRGNIDCVLDDGDLTLADVRAKTTRLEAEDGDIEIDGFEGALEIRVDDGDVDIRECSSDELQIRAADGDVSLVRCSGNFKLMVDDGGVVVDRADVSKLEIRSSDGDVDVALLSATDLDLEIEVEDGDVTLELGPEISATYTIETDDGSIRLSRGDAARSERADRVTGKIGDGAGRIRITTTDGNVILR from the coding sequence ATGACACAAAGAGCGCTAGCGATGACTCTCGGCCTGAGCCTGAGTCTGTCTCTGATGCCGGGAACGGCTCGTGGCGAGGTCCTGGAGCGTGAGTTTCACGAGAGCTTCGCGATCGCGCCCGGGGCGCGCCTGGAATTGATCCATGGGGACGGCGACGTTTCTCTGCGGCCGTGGGATCGAGACGTCATTGACGTCCAGGTGCGTTACAAGGCGGAGTTCCGAGGTCTCGGCCTGGCCACAGAACCTGATTTTGAAGTCGACTTCGAGCGCAAGGGCGAGACGATTCTCGTTCAGGGCCGCGAGATAGGCAGCATGGGAATCGGTTTCTTCTTGAACCGGGAACGAGACTACGTGTACACGATTCAGGCCCCTGACTGGGTGGTTCTGGACACCAGCGGCGATGACGGTGACGTCGATATCGAAGGTTGGCGAGGGAATATCGACTGCGTTCTCGACGATGGCGATCTGACCCTTGCCGACGTCCGGGCGAAGACCACGCGGCTCGAAGCCGAAGACGGCGACATCGAGATAGACGGTTTCGAAGGCGCGCTCGAGATCCGGGTCGATGACGGCGACGTCGACATTCGGGAATGTAGCTCGGACGAGCTTCAGATTCGAGCCGCCGATGGGGATGTCTCACTGGTTCGCTGCAGCGGGAACTTCAAGCTCATGGTCGATGACGGTGGGGTCGTCGTGGACAGGGCTGACGTCTCGAAGCTCGAGATCCGCTCGAGCGACGGCGATGTCGATGTCGCTCTGCTGTCGGCGACCGATCTGGATCTCGAGATCGAGGTCGAGGATGGAGATGTCACGCTCGAGCTCGGCCCCGAGATCTCGGCGACCTATACGATCGAGACCGACGACGGCAGCATCCGCTTGTCTCGTGGGGACGCCGCTCGTTCGGAACGCGCAGATCGGGTAACCGGCAAGATCGGCGACGGGGCGGGCAGGATTCGAATCACGACCACCGACGGCAACGTGATCTTGCGCTGA